Proteins co-encoded in one endosymbiont 'TC1' of Trimyema compressum genomic window:
- the trxB gene encoding thioredoxin-disulfide reductase has protein sequence MRDLIIVGAGPSGLTAALYALRSGNKVTLIEQGAPGGQLLKTEKIDNYPGFANGILGMELATNMFQQISSYSNLELETQTVISIKKETDKVVVATGNGNAIEGHSLVLAMGGNPRLLDIPGEVEYTGKGVSYCAICDGFFFKDKITTVIGGGDTAFEDALYLAKISKEVHLIHRRDTFRASKILTEQLKNHNNIQLHLNYTPKAILGDTKVEKIEIESTSGESNKTIETNGVFVAIGQKMNTDFLNNQIPLNKDGRIIVNHKMATEIQGIFACGDIIAKSLYQVSTAVGDGAVAGQEAVYYIENK, from the coding sequence ATGCGTGATTTAATTATTGTTGGTGCTGGGCCATCAGGTTTAACAGCAGCCCTCTATGCCCTTAGAAGTGGAAATAAAGTTACACTAATAGAACAAGGCGCTCCAGGTGGACAACTGTTAAAAACTGAAAAAATTGACAACTACCCTGGTTTCGCAAATGGCATATTGGGTATGGAATTGGCTACCAATATGTTTCAACAAATCAGTAGCTATAGCAACTTAGAACTAGAAACACAAACCGTTATTTCCATAAAAAAAGAAACTGATAAAGTGGTAGTTGCAACAGGCAATGGCAACGCTATTGAAGGCCACTCCTTAGTATTAGCCATGGGCGGGAATCCTAGACTTCTCGATATTCCAGGAGAAGTAGAATATACAGGAAAAGGCGTTTCATATTGCGCAATTTGCGATGGTTTCTTTTTTAAAGATAAAATAACAACAGTAATTGGTGGTGGTGATACTGCTTTTGAAGATGCCCTCTATCTGGCTAAAATTTCAAAAGAAGTTCACTTAATTCACAGACGAGATACATTTAGAGCTTCTAAAATATTAACTGAACAACTTAAAAATCATAACAATATTCAACTTCATTTAAACTATACGCCAAAAGCAATACTAGGTGATACAAAAGTAGAAAAAATTGAAATTGAAAGCACATCCGGAGAAAGTAACAAAACAATAGAAACCAACGGTGTTTTTGTCGCAATTGGTCAAAAAATGAATACTGATTTTTTAAATAATCAAATTCCTTTAAATAAAGATGGCAGAATAATTGTTAATCACAAGATGGCTACAGAAATCCAAGGCATATTCGCTTGTGGTGATATTATTGCAAAGTCTCTATATCAAGTATCAACAGCTGTAGGAGATGGCGCTGTCGCAGGACAAGAAGCCGTCTATTATATAGAAAACAAATAA
- a CDS encoding S1C family serine protease, with the protein MKNALKLLLAGIIGGLISLLAYQGILTIMNQETSTQNKNTETVHEVKVGENVSIPDVVANTSSTVVQIVNTSQSGGNLSSASIGSGVIIDNTNGYVVTNYHVIEGNGDLVVNLSDGRTTKATRLGGDPDSDIAVIQLEDKSNLKAIKLGDSPKLKVGQTAIAIGSPLGIELANTVTVGVVSALDREISVDTSNGKTILTVLQTDAAINPGNSGGALINSSGELIAINSVKIAASGVEGIGFAIPVNTVKVIADEIIKTGNVSRPQLGIAQMVEIGDAMAKYYNTSKGILVGEVLNNSAAAKAGIQKGDIITKIGDKEITTFEQLKQAIYSHKSGDKVKITLYRNGQTTEVEVTLS; encoded by the coding sequence ATGAAAAATGCACTAAAGTTGCTTTTAGCAGGTATTATTGGTGGTTTGATTTCATTGCTTGCCTACCAAGGTATCTTAACAATAATGAATCAAGAAACATCTACACAAAACAAAAATACAGAAACAGTTCATGAGGTAAAAGTAGGAGAGAATGTTTCTATTCCAGATGTAGTTGCAAACACATCCTCTACTGTTGTACAAATTGTTAATACCAGTCAATCAGGTGGCAATTTAAGTTCAGCTTCAATTGGTTCCGGCGTTATTATCGACAACACAAATGGTTATGTAGTTACAAACTATCATGTTATTGAAGGCAATGGGGATTTAGTCGTCAATTTATCTGATGGTAGAACCACAAAGGCAACAAGGTTAGGTGGCGACCCTGACTCAGATATTGCCGTTATTCAACTAGAAGACAAAAGCAATTTGAAAGCAATAAAACTTGGAGATTCCCCGAAACTTAAAGTTGGACAAACTGCCATTGCAATTGGTTCTCCGTTAGGCATAGAGCTCGCCAATACCGTTACAGTTGGTGTTGTTAGTGCTTTAGATAGAGAAATCTCTGTTGATACAAGTAATGGAAAAACTATTTTAACTGTATTACAAACTGATGCAGCTATTAATCCAGGTAATAGTGGTGGTGCCCTTATAAATTCCTCTGGTGAATTAATTGCCATCAACAGCGTTAAAATTGCTGCCTCTGGCGTTGAAGGCATAGGCTTCGCAATTCCTGTCAATACTGTAAAAGTTATTGCTGACGAAATCATTAAAACAGGCAATGTTTCTCGTCCTCAACTAGGCATTGCGCAAATGGTGGAAATCGGCGACGCAATGGCAAAATACTATAATACTTCAAAAGGTATCCTTGTTGGAGAAGTACTAAATAATTCAGCAGCTGCTAAAGCTGGTATTCAAAAAGGAGATATTATTACTAAAATAGGTGATAAAGAAATTACTACTTTTGAGCAGCTAAAACAAGCAATTTATTCTCATAAAAGTGGCGATAAAGTTAAAATTACACTCTATAGAAATGGTCAAACTACTGAAGTAGAAGTAACACTTAGTTAA